A genome region from Streptomyces pratensis includes the following:
- a CDS encoding VOC family protein, with protein MACRISELVIDCADPDRLAAFWSQVLGYAELGREDDGSIEIGPPDIGFGGSLPTLVLSPSSHPRTGKLRLHIDVNATDRDQEAELERLLALGARPVDVGQSGTEDWHVLSDPEGNEFCLLRTRLQPL; from the coding sequence ATGGCATGCCGCATCAGTGAGTTGGTCATCGACTGCGCCGATCCCGACCGGCTCGCCGCATTCTGGAGTCAGGTCCTCGGCTATGCCGAACTCGGCCGTGAGGACGACGGAAGCATCGAGATCGGGCCGCCCGACATCGGCTTCGGCGGATCGCTGCCGACCCTCGTGCTCAGTCCCAGCAGCCACCCGAGGACAGGGAAGCTCCGGCTGCACATCGACGTCAACGCCACCGACCGCGACCAGGAAGCAGAGCTGGAGCGGCTGCTCGCTCTCGGCGCCAGGCCGGTCGACGTCGGGCAGAGCGGTACCGAGGACTGGCACGTTCTGTCCGATCCGGAAGGCAACGAATTCTGCCTCCTGCGCACCCGGCT
- a CDS encoding erythromycin esterase family protein, which produces MVTGIKDIAHAFEAAAVMRLLPARPRLLGLGEPTHGEDTLLDLRNDLFRRLVEQEGYRTIAIESDCMMGLVVDDYVTSGTGSLDEAMEQGFSHGWGTSAANRELVGWMRAYNDGRPASERLRFAGFDGPLEITAAASPRQALTALHGYLSARVETDLLPCAAETLDRLLGTDDRWTDPAAMTDPARSVGQSAEAARLRLLADDLVALLDAQTPHLVTASSPEEWDRARLYGRTAIGLLRYHHWMADASPARMTRLVGLRDQMMAHNLLALAARGPAFVHAHNSHLQREKSTTRMGGTLLEWWSAGALVSARLGREYAFLATAVGTIRHRGVDTPPPDTVEGLLYTLPDGHRVIDTRRLATVLGGTRPAHRVSPWFGYSAFDPAHLDDCDGIVFVKDLPQG; this is translated from the coding sequence ATGGTTACCGGCATCAAGGACATCGCCCACGCATTCGAGGCTGCCGCCGTCATGAGGCTGCTGCCGGCCCGGCCCCGGCTGCTCGGCCTGGGGGAGCCCACCCACGGCGAGGACACTCTGCTCGACCTGCGCAACGACCTCTTCCGCCGGCTCGTCGAGCAGGAGGGCTACCGGACGATCGCGATCGAGAGCGACTGCATGATGGGCCTGGTCGTGGACGACTACGTCACCTCGGGCACGGGCTCCCTCGACGAGGCGATGGAGCAGGGTTTCAGCCACGGTTGGGGCACGTCAGCTGCCAACCGTGAGCTCGTGGGCTGGATGCGCGCGTACAACGACGGCCGGCCCGCCTCGGAGCGGCTCCGCTTCGCCGGCTTCGACGGCCCGCTGGAGATCACCGCCGCCGCGAGCCCCCGACAGGCCCTCACCGCACTCCACGGCTACCTCTCGGCCCGGGTGGAAACGGACCTGCTCCCCTGCGCCGCGGAAACGCTCGACCGGCTGCTCGGCACCGACGACCGGTGGACCGATCCGGCCGCGATGACGGACCCCGCCCGGTCCGTCGGGCAGTCGGCCGAGGCCGCCCGGCTGCGGCTGCTCGCCGACGACTTGGTGGCGCTGCTCGACGCGCAGACGCCACACCTGGTCACGGCGTCCTCGCCGGAGGAGTGGGACCGGGCCCGTCTGTACGGGCGCACCGCGATCGGCCTGCTGCGGTACCACCACTGGATGGCCGACGCCTCACCGGCCCGCATGACCCGGCTGGTCGGTCTGCGCGATCAGATGATGGCGCACAATCTCCTCGCTCTCGCCGCTCGGGGCCCGGCGTTCGTCCACGCGCACAACTCCCATCTCCAGCGGGAGAAGAGCACGACCAGGATGGGCGGGACGCTGTTGGAGTGGTGGAGCGCCGGTGCGCTGGTGAGCGCCCGGCTCGGCAGGGAGTACGCCTTCCTGGCCACGGCCGTCGGCACGATCCGGCACCGGGGGGTGGACACCCCGCCGCCGGACACCGTCGAAGGACTCCTGTACACACTCCCGGACGGCCACCGCGTCATCGACACCCGACGGCTGGCCACCGTGCTGGGCGGCACACGGCCCGCGCACCGTGTGTCCCCCTGGTTCGGCTACTCGGCGTTCGACCCGGCCCACCTCGACGACTGCGACGGGATCGTGTTCGTCAAGGACCTCCCGCAGGGCTAG
- a CDS encoding TioE family transcriptional regulator, translated as MGRNLQSGDRLRPVDLARGHGLSTQAIRNYEEAGILPASGRTPHGYRTYTSLHAGALRAFLALLPGHGHRTATAVMRAVNQGSADGAFRLIDESHAQLLDDRRTLQAVENALRDLEPTAASGTDAGSGPATASGTGAGTGPATASTPGGTFIGPLAGKLGIRPATLRKWERAGLMRPRRDPRTGYRVYDEADVRDARLAHQLRRGGYLLEQIAPLIAQVRAAGGLEPMEAALCDWRSRLSVRGRAMLTGAAELDAYLRELSRTAQGQQPARPLGEPGGGPAEHGLPGPATEASSTA; from the coding sequence ATGGGACGAAACCTTCAAAGCGGTGATCGGCTCAGGCCGGTTGACCTGGCGCGTGGGCACGGTCTGTCCACGCAGGCGATCAGGAACTACGAGGAGGCCGGCATCCTTCCGGCCTCCGGCCGCACGCCCCACGGCTACCGCACCTACACCTCGCTGCACGCGGGAGCCCTGCGCGCGTTCCTCGCCCTCCTTCCCGGTCACGGACACCGGACGGCCACGGCGGTCATGCGAGCCGTGAACCAGGGATCGGCCGATGGCGCGTTCCGGCTCATCGACGAGAGCCACGCCCAGCTACTCGACGACCGGCGGACCCTCCAGGCCGTGGAGAACGCGCTGCGCGACCTGGAGCCCACCGCGGCGTCCGGAACCGATGCGGGATCCGGGCCGGCCACGGCGTCCGGAACCGGTGCGGGGACCGGGCCGGCCACGGCGTCCACGCCCGGCGGTACGTTCATCGGGCCGCTGGCAGGCAAGCTCGGGATCCGGCCCGCGACGCTGCGCAAATGGGAGCGCGCCGGGCTGATGCGTCCGCGACGCGACCCACGGACCGGATACCGCGTCTACGACGAAGCCGACGTACGGGACGCCCGGCTGGCCCACCAGCTACGGCGGGGCGGCTACCTGCTGGAACAGATCGCCCCGCTGATCGCCCAGGTGCGGGCGGCAGGTGGGCTGGAGCCGATGGAGGCCGCTCTGTGCGACTGGCGCAGCCGGCTGTCCGTACGCGGGCGGGCGATGCTGACCGGGGCGGCGGAGCTGGATGCGTACCTCCGCGAGCTCAGCCGTACCGCTCAGGGGCAACAACCCGCCCGGCCGCTCGGGGAACCGGGCGGCGGACCTGCCGAGCACGGTCTCCCGGGCCCGGCCACCGAAGCTTCCTCCACCGCTTAG